From Rhodanobacteraceae bacterium, the proteins below share one genomic window:
- a CDS encoding DNA-processing protein DprA, which produces MHDDDELLAWLTLLRAPGLGGAGLRALLQRAGTARTICRDARRLPGLETAALEWIARPDAARLDADMAWLAQPGHRLLRCDEADFPPQLETTPQPPAALFVAGDPGVLLAPQIAIVGARSATAQGLANARDFARTLSRAGLTVTSGMADGIDGAAHAAALESGCQTVAVIGTGPDLVYPRKHRDLAARIEQSGAIVSEFPPGTEARPDHFPRRNRLIAGLSLGTLVVEAGLQSGSLITARLAAEAGREVFALPGSIHNPLAKGCHRLIRDGARLVETAAEVIEALAPAAQAQGAGLRARLEADEAPDGLQSLHGNDRGRDPDYISLLAALGDAPASLDELAERTRLAPAALSSMLLLLELEGAVGPAVNGRWQKLRS; this is translated from the coding sequence ATGCATGACGATGATGAACTGCTCGCCTGGCTGACCTTGCTGCGTGCGCCGGGACTGGGTGGCGCGGGTTTGCGCGCCTTGTTGCAGCGGGCGGGGACGGCACGAACGATTTGCCGCGATGCGCGTCGTTTGCCCGGACTCGAAACAGCGGCGCTCGAATGGATCGCCCGTCCCGATGCCGCGCGGCTGGATGCGGATATGGCTTGGCTGGCCCAACCCGGCCACCGCCTGCTGCGTTGCGACGAGGCCGATTTCCCGCCGCAGCTGGAAACCACCCCGCAGCCGCCTGCGGCGTTGTTCGTCGCCGGCGATCCGGGCGTGCTGCTTGCCCCGCAGATCGCCATCGTCGGCGCCCGCAGCGCGACCGCACAGGGTCTGGCGAATGCGCGCGACTTCGCCCGCACCTTGAGCCGCGCGGGCCTCACCGTCACCAGCGGCATGGCCGATGGCATCGATGGCGCGGCGCACGCCGCGGCCCTGGAGTCCGGCTGCCAGACGGTCGCCGTGATCGGCACCGGGCCCGACCTGGTCTATCCGCGCAAGCACCGCGACCTGGCCGCCCGCATCGAACAAAGCGGCGCGATCGTCAGTGAATTTCCGCCCGGCACCGAAGCGCGTCCGGATCACTTCCCGCGCCGCAACCGCCTGATCGCCGGGCTTTCGCTCGGCACGCTGGTGGTCGAGGCGGGCTTGCAATCGGGCTCCCTGATCACGGCGCGCTTGGCCGCGGAAGCCGGCCGCGAGGTGTTCGCGCTGCCCGGCTCCATCCACAATCCGCTGGCCAAGGGCTGCCATCGCCTGATCCGCGACGGCGCACGCCTGGTCGAAACCGCCGCCGAAGTGATCGAAGCGCTGGCGCCCGCAGCGCAGGCGCAAGGCGCAGGGCTGCGCGCAAGGCTCGAAGCCGATGAAGCCCCGGACGGATTGCAGTCATTGCACGGCAACGACCGCGGCCGGGACCCTGACTACATTTCGCTTCTCGCCGCCCTCGGCGACGCACCGGCTTCGCTCGATGAATTGGCCGAACGCACCCGCCTGGCGCCGGCGGCGCTGTCGTCCATGCTGCTGTTGCTGGAGCTGGAAGGCGCGGTGGGCCCCGCCGTGAACGGGCGCTGGCAGAAGTTGCGGTCCTGA